Proteins encoded in a region of the Triticum dicoccoides isolate Atlit2015 ecotype Zavitan chromosome 3A, WEW_v2.0, whole genome shotgun sequence genome:
- the LOC119270622 gene encoding glycine-rich cell wall structural protein 2-like, producing MAAYYNGGRPMSYSNTEESFDGGRTVYSTTTEECYDAGKLGHGTGYGHGQSHGNGGTNMYFNNTGVDSSMYGHGSGGGRTVYTTTTDECFDSVRPGYGQGHGYGQNNGGTMSYTTTTESFGGGEQGQGYYKKEVTQHKNMERVGEAGALAAGAFALYEGYEAKKDPAHARKHQIEAGLAGVAAAGAGGYAYHEHREQKQPSYGGKQVYRMPVHNSYCN from the exons ATGGCCGCCTACTACAATGGCGGCAGGCCCATGTCCTACTCCAACACCGAGGAGTCCTTCGACGGCGGCAGGACCGTGTACTCCACCACCACCGAGGAGTGCTACGACGCTGGCAAGCTCGGCCATGGTACCGGCTATGGCCACGGTCAGAGCCATGGCAATGGCGGGACCAACATGTACTTCAACAACACTGGGGTCGACTCCAGCATGTACGGGCATGGCAGCGGCGGTGGCAGGACCGTGTACACCACCACCACCGACGAGTGCTTCGACTCCGTCAGGCCCGGGTATGGGCAGGGTCACGGCTACGGGCAGAACAACGGTGGGACCATGTCGTACACCACCACCACCGAGTCCTTCGGCGGAGGCGAGCAGGGGCAGGGGTACTACAAGAAGGAGGTGACGCAGCACAAGAATATGGAGCGCGTAGGCGAGGCCGGCGCCCTCGCCGCCGGTGCCTTCGCCCTG TATGAGGGGTATGAGGCGAAGAAGGACCCGGCGCACGCGCGGAAGCACCAGATCGAGGCCGGCCTGGCaggggtggcggcggccggcgccggTGGCTACGCGTACCACGAGCACCGCGAGCAGAAGCAGCCTAGCTACGGGGGAAAGCAGGTGTACAGGATGCCCGTTCACAACAGCTACTGCAACTAA